Proteins from one Phocoena sinus isolate mPhoSin1 chromosome 8, mPhoSin1.pri, whole genome shotgun sequence genomic window:
- the GAL gene encoding galanin peptides isoform X2: MPRGCALLLASLLLAAALSATRGLGSPVKEKRGWTLNSAGYLLGPHAIDNHRSFHDKHGFTGKRELEPEDEARPGSVDRRLLENNVVRTIVEFLTFLQLKDARALERQPGPPAAVPSEGVEQS, from the exons ATGCCCAGAGGCTGCGCCCTCCTGCTCGCCTCGCTGCTCCTCGCTGCGGCCCTTTCAGCCACCCGGGGGCTCGGGTCGCCG gtgaaggagaagagaggcTGGACCCTGAACAGTGCTGGCTACCTTCTTGGACCAC ATGCCATTGACAACCACAGATCATTTCATGACAAGCATGGCTTCACTGGCAAGCGGGAACTCGAGCCTGAAGACGAAGCCAGGCCAG GAAGCGTTGACAGGCGGCTGTTGGAGAACAATGTCGTGCGCACGATAGTCGAGTTTCTGACTTTCTTGCAGCTCAAAG ACGCCAGGGCTCTGGAGCGCCAGCCTGGCCCCCCCGCAGCAGTGCCCTCGGAAGGTGTGGAGCAGTCCTAG
- the GAL gene encoding galanin peptides isoform X1: protein MPRGCALLLASLLLAAALSATRGLGSPVKEKRGWTLNSAGYLLGPHAIDNHRSFHDKHGFTGKRELEPEDEARPGSVDRRLLENNVVRTIVEFLTFLQLKGDIDFQCPNRNYTFLESDCFKCMLSTRVKCDTCLILGLLL from the exons ATGCCCAGAGGCTGCGCCCTCCTGCTCGCCTCGCTGCTCCTCGCTGCGGCCCTTTCAGCCACCCGGGGGCTCGGGTCGCCG gtgaaggagaagagaggcTGGACCCTGAACAGTGCTGGCTACCTTCTTGGACCAC ATGCCATTGACAACCACAGATCATTTCATGACAAGCATGGCTTCACTGGCAAGCGGGAACTCGAGCCTGAAGACGAAGCCAGGCCAG GAAGCGTTGACAGGCGGCTGTTGGAGAACAATGTCGTGCGCACGATAGTCGAGTTTCTGACTTTCTTGCAGCTCAAAG GAGACATCGATTTTCAGTGCCCAAACAGGAATTACACTTTTTTAGAGTCTGACTGTTTCAAATGCATGCTAAGTACGAGAGTTAAATGTGACACGTGCCTGATCCTGGGTTTGCTGCTGTGA